The proteins below are encoded in one region of Pseudomonas putida NBRC 14164:
- the carB gene encoding carbamoyl-phosphate synthase large subunit has product MPKRTDIKSILILGAGPIVIGQACEFDYSGAQACKALREEGFRVILVNSNPATIMTDPAMADATYIEPIKWQSVAKIIEKERPDAVLPTMGGQTALNCALDLERHGVLEKFGVEMIGANADTIDKAEDRSRFDKAMKDIGLECPRSGIAHSMEEANAVLEKLGFPCIIRPSFTMGGTGGGIAYNREEFEEICTRGLDLSPTKELLIDESLIGWKEYEMEVVRDKKDNCIIVCSIENFDPMGVHTGDSITVAPAQTLTDKEYQIMRNASLAVLREIGVETGGSNVQFGICPDTGRMVVIEMNPRVSRSSALASKATGFPIAKIAAKLAIGYTLDELQNDITGGRTPASFEPSIDYVVTKLPRFAFEKFPKADARLTTQMKSVGEVMAIGRTFQESLQKALRGLEVGACGLDPKVDLASPEAAGILKRELTVPGAERIWYVADAMRSGMTCEEIFALTGIDMWFLVQMEDLIKEEEKVKTLALSSIDKSLMLRLKRKGFSDQRLAVLLGITDKNLRRHRHKLEVFPVYKRVDTCAAEFATDTAYLYSTYEEECEANPSTRDKIMILGGGPNRIGQGIEFDYCCVHAALALREDGYETIMVNCNPETVSTDYDTSDRLYFEPLTLEDVLEVCRVEKPKGVIVHYGGQTPLKLARALEEAGVPIIGTSPDAIDRAEDRERFQQMVQRLNLLQPPNATVRSEEEAIRAAGGIGYPLVVRPSYVLGGRAMEIVYELDELKRYLREAVQVSNDSPVLLDHFLNCAIEMDVDAVCDGTDVVIGAIMQHIEQAGVHSGDSACSLPPYSLSKEVQDEVRVQVTKMALELGVVGLMNVQLALQGDKIYVIEVNPRASRTVPFVSKCIGTSLAMIAARVMAGKTLKELGFTQEIIPNFYSVKEAVFPFAKFPGVDPILGPEMKSTGEVMGVGDTFGEAFAKAQMGASEVLPTGGTAFISVRDDDKPQVAGVARDLIALGFEVVATAGTAKVIEAAGLKVRRVNKVTEGRPHVVDMIKNDEVSLIINTTEGRQSIADSYSIRRNALQHKIYCTTTIAAGEAICEALKFGPEKTVRRLQDLHAGLKA; this is encoded by the coding sequence GCCCTGAACTGCGCCCTGGACCTGGAGCGCCACGGCGTTCTGGAGAAGTTTGGCGTAGAGATGATCGGTGCCAACGCCGATACCATCGACAAGGCTGAAGACCGCTCGCGCTTCGACAAGGCCATGAAAGACATCGGTCTGGAATGCCCGCGCTCGGGTATCGCCCACAGCATGGAAGAGGCCAATGCGGTCCTCGAAAAGCTCGGCTTCCCGTGCATCATTCGCCCGTCGTTCACCATGGGTGGCACCGGCGGTGGTATCGCTTACAACCGTGAAGAATTCGAAGAAATCTGCACCCGTGGTCTGGACCTGTCGCCGACCAAAGAGCTGCTGATCGACGAATCGCTGATCGGCTGGAAAGAGTACGAGATGGAAGTGGTCCGCGACAAAAAGGACAACTGCATCATCGTCTGCTCGATCGAAAACTTCGACCCGATGGGCGTGCACACCGGTGACTCGATCACCGTTGCTCCCGCGCAGACCCTGACCGACAAGGAATACCAGATCATGCGCAACGCCTCGCTGGCGGTGCTGCGTGAAATCGGTGTTGAAACCGGCGGTTCCAACGTGCAGTTCGGTATCTGCCCGGACACCGGCCGTATGGTCGTCATCGAGATGAACCCGCGCGTATCGCGTTCGTCCGCCCTGGCTTCCAAGGCCACCGGCTTCCCGATTGCCAAGATCGCCGCCAAGCTGGCCATTGGCTACACCCTCGACGAACTGCAGAACGACATCACCGGCGGCCGCACCCCGGCTTCCTTCGAGCCGTCGATCGACTACGTCGTCACCAAGCTGCCGCGCTTCGCCTTCGAGAAATTCCCGAAAGCCGACGCCCGCCTGACCACCCAGATGAAATCCGTGGGTGAAGTCATGGCCATCGGCCGTACCTTCCAGGAATCCCTGCAGAAAGCCCTGCGCGGCCTGGAAGTCGGTGCCTGCGGTCTGGACCCGAAAGTGGACCTGGCCAGCCCTGAAGCTGCCGGCATCCTCAAGCGCGAGCTGACCGTACCGGGCGCCGAGCGTATCTGGTACGTCGCTGACGCCATGCGTTCGGGCATGACCTGTGAAGAAATCTTCGCACTGACCGGCATCGACATGTGGTTCCTGGTGCAGATGGAAGATCTGATCAAGGAAGAAGAGAAGGTCAAGACCCTGGCCCTGTCGTCCATCGACAAGAGCCTGATGCTGCGCCTCAAGCGCAAAGGTTTCTCGGACCAGCGCCTGGCCGTGCTGCTGGGTATCACCGACAAGAACCTGCGCCGTCACCGCCACAAGCTGGAAGTGTTCCCGGTGTACAAGCGCGTCGACACCTGCGCCGCCGAGTTCGCCACCGACACCGCCTACCTGTACTCCACCTACGAGGAAGAGTGCGAGGCGAACCCGTCGACACGCGACAAGATCATGATCCTGGGTGGCGGCCCGAACCGTATCGGCCAAGGTATCGAGTTCGACTACTGCTGCGTACACGCCGCCCTGGCGCTGCGTGAAGACGGTTACGAGACCATCATGGTCAACTGCAACCCGGAAACCGTCTCCACCGACTACGACACCTCCGACCGCCTGTACTTCGAGCCGCTGACCCTGGAAGACGTGCTGGAAGTGTGCCGTGTCGAGAAGCCGAAAGGCGTGATCGTCCATTACGGCGGCCAGACCCCGCTGAAACTGGCACGTGCCCTGGAAGAAGCCGGCGTACCGATCATCGGTACCAGCCCGGATGCCATCGACCGCGCCGAAGACCGTGAGCGCTTCCAGCAGATGGTTCAGCGCCTGAACCTGCTGCAGCCGCCAAACGCCACCGTACGCAGCGAAGAAGAAGCCATCCGTGCTGCTGGCGGCATCGGCTACCCGCTGGTGGTGCGCCCGTCGTACGTACTGGGCGGCCGCGCCATGGAAATCGTCTACGAACTGGACGAGCTCAAACGCTACCTGCGTGAAGCGGTACAAGTGTCGAACGACAGCCCGGTACTGCTCGACCACTTCCTCAACTGCGCCATCGAGATGGACGTGGATGCGGTGTGCGATGGCACTGACGTTGTGATCGGCGCCATCATGCAGCACATCGAACAGGCCGGCGTTCACTCCGGCGACTCGGCGTGCTCGCTGCCACCTTACTCGCTGAGCAAGGAAGTGCAGGACGAAGTCCGCGTACAGGTCACCAAAATGGCCCTGGAGCTGGGCGTTGTCGGCCTGATGAACGTGCAGCTGGCCCTGCAAGGCGACAAGATCTACGTGATCGAAGTCAACCCGCGCGCCTCGCGTACCGTGCCGTTCGTGTCCAAGTGCATCGGCACTTCCCTGGCCATGATCGCAGCCCGCGTAATGGCCGGTAAAACCCTGAAAGAGCTGGGCTTCACCCAGGAAATCATCCCGAACTTCTACAGCGTCAAGGAAGCCGTCTTCCCGTTCGCCAAGTTCCCGGGGGTTGACCCGATCCTCGGCCCTGAGATGAAATCGACCGGTGAAGTCATGGGTGTCGGTGACACCTTCGGTGAAGCGTTCGCCAAAGCCCAGATGGGTGCCAGCGAAGTGCTGCCGACCGGTGGTACCGCGTTCATCAGCGTGCGTGACGACGACAAGCCACAAGTGGCTGGCGTTGCCCGCGACCTGATCGCCCTGGGCTTCGAAGTGGTTGCAACTGCTGGCACCGCCAAGGTTATCGAGGCGGCTGGCCTGAAAGTGCGCCGTGTGAACAAGGTGACCGAAGGTCGCCCGCACGTGGTCGACATGATCAAGAACGACGAAGTCTCGCTGATCATCAACACCACCGAGGGCCGTCAGTCGATTGCCGATTCTTACTCGATTCGTCGCAATGCGCTGCAGCACAAGATTTACTGCACCACCACCATTGCGGCCGGTGAAGCCATCTGCGAGGCGCTGAAATTTGGTCCTGAAAAGACCGTTCGTCGCCTGCAAGATCTGCATGCAGGACTGAAAGCATGA